A DNA window from bacterium contains the following coding sequences:
- a CDS encoding type IV pili twitching motility protein PilT: protein AIAKGHTTYGMQTFDQSLMGHVKAGLVTYEEALKHVSNPDDFALRFRGIASTSDSDWNEFAGDGEEKSDEKPDDGGGDSLLDDDDFNIDRF, encoded by the coding sequence GCGATCGCCAAGGGCCACACGACCTACGGCATGCAGACCTTCGACCAGTCCCTGATGGGGCACGTGAAGGCCGGCCTCGTGACCTACGAAGAGGCGCTCAAGCACGTCTCGAACCCCGACGACTTCGCGCTCCGCTTCCGGGGCATCGCCTCGACTTCCGACTCCGACTGGAACGAGTTCGCCGGCGACGGCGAAGAGAAGTCCGACGAGAAGCCCGACGACGGCGGCGGCGACTCGCTGCTCGACGACGACGATTTCAACATCGACCGTTTCTGA
- a CDS encoding PEP-CTERM sorting domain-containing protein (PEP-CTERM proteins occur, often in large numbers, in the proteomes of bacteria that also encode an exosortase, a predicted intramembrane cysteine proteinase. The presence of a PEP-CTERM domain at a protein's C-terminus predicts cleavage within the sorting domain, followed by covalent anchoring to some some component of the (usually Gram-negative) cell surface. Many PEP-CTERM proteins exhibit an unusual sequence composition that includes large numbers of potential glycosylation sites. Expression of one such protein has been shown restore the ability of a bacterium to form floc, a type of biofilm.), translated as MLYLRGFFASLSAAACVLVFAGSAYAALVDNGSTTVDTDTNLEWLDLTETLGLSYADALASSFVTVDGYRSATSLEVAELFTNAGMSEQDNLAREVDFAAAADLLNLLGCTLAPAVCATTANPIGTGYAEWTPGTGRRALYRTDSINGGRGAATVESSFLTTANPEIGTYLVRIVPEPSTGLLLLGGLAALSRTRRDATRA; from the coding sequence ATGCTGTATCTGCGCGGCTTTTTCGCGAGTCTGAGCGCCGCCGCTTGTGTGCTGGTTTTCGCTGGCTCTGCCTACGCGGCCCTCGTCGACAACGGGTCGACCACGGTCGACACCGACACGAACCTCGAGTGGCTCGATCTGACCGAGACGCTCGGCCTGTCCTACGCGGACGCGCTCGCGAGTTCCTTCGTGACCGTCGACGGCTACCGATCGGCGACTTCGCTGGAGGTTGCGGAACTCTTCACCAATGCCGGCATGAGCGAGCAGGACAATCTTGCCCGTGAGGTCGACTTCGCCGCCGCCGCGGATCTGCTCAACCTGCTCGGTTGTACCCTCGCTCCGGCCGTCTGTGCGACGACTGCGAATCCGATCGGCACGGGCTACGCCGAGTGGACGCCCGGCACCGGCCGCCGTGCGCTCTACCGCACGGACAGCATCAACGGCGGGCGCGGTGCGGCCACCGTGGAGAGCAGCTTCCTCACGACTGCGAACCCGGAGATCGGTACGTACCTCGTGCGCATCGTGCCCGAGCCCTCGACGGGTCTGCTCCTGCTGGGTGGACTCGCGGCGCTGAGTCGAACGCGGCGCGACGCCACGCGCGCCTAG